One Gloeobacter morelensis MG652769 DNA window includes the following coding sequences:
- a CDS encoding MotA/TolQ/ExbB proton channel family protein, protein MNLLADLYRFVVNDWWIAVPLLLCSVLTIAVVTERWLYINRNKTDVDRFIVRLQRELERANLSGARNLCEQVGGVIGEVAEDGVRLLSVPRVKFEQAFDITINLGMRKFEKHLNVLGTIGAVAPFIGLLGTVVGILRSFQTFAGEGATSNKLAAEIGFALIATAAGLIVAIASVVAYNIFQNIVAQFEDDFQLLKLLFLNFADTAEFEGEVVEESTIPQQ, encoded by the coding sequence ATGAATCTCCTTGCTGATCTTTACCGCTTTGTTGTCAACGATTGGTGGATTGCTGTCCCGCTGCTGCTGTGTTCGGTTTTGACCATCGCCGTGGTCACCGAGCGCTGGCTCTACATCAACCGCAACAAGACCGACGTCGATCGCTTTATTGTCCGGCTGCAGCGCGAGCTCGAGCGCGCCAACCTTTCTGGAGCGCGCAATCTCTGCGAACAGGTGGGCGGCGTGATTGGCGAAGTGGCCGAGGATGGGGTGCGGCTGCTTTCGGTGCCGCGCGTCAAGTTTGAGCAGGCCTTCGATATCACCATCAACCTGGGCATGCGCAAGTTCGAAAAGCACCTCAACGTGCTGGGCACGATCGGGGCGGTCGCCCCCTTTATCGGCCTACTTGGCACGGTAGTCGGCATCTTGCGCTCCTTCCAGACGTTCGCAGGCGAGGGGGCGACCAGCAACAAACTGGCGGCCGAAATCGGCTTTGCGCTGATTGCCACGGCGGCGGGTCTCATCGTCGCCATCGCCTCGGTGGTGGCCTACAACATCTTTCAGAACATCGTCGCCCAGTTCGAAGACGACTTTCAGCTGCTCAAGCTGCTGTTTCTCAACTTTGCCGACACCGCCGAATTTGAAGGCGAAGTGGTCGAAGAATCCACCATTCCCCAGCAGTAG
- a CDS encoding GNAT family N-acetyltransferase, producing the protein MPQPSLLQEVPEEPWRLRCGVEALLRPLRPSDLELHWGLFHNCSTQSLYQRFFQAPERSKVTDSEVARFTDFDRSRELAVTAVQTVGGGPELGVVRLVRLGSDIVEFAVLIADPWHRQGLGRKLVQKAIAIAGAGQVRRLEGYVLASNRPMLILCRQLGFALERLGGEGLYQVHLELEGDGRPTVTGGDPTARADR; encoded by the coding sequence ATGCCGCAGCCTTCTTTGCTGCAGGAAGTGCCGGAGGAGCCCTGGCGGTTGCGCTGCGGTGTCGAGGCTTTGCTGAGACCTTTGCGTCCCTCGGACCTGGAGTTACACTGGGGACTTTTTCATAACTGCTCGACCCAATCGCTCTATCAGCGCTTCTTCCAGGCTCCCGAGCGCTCGAAGGTAACCGACTCGGAGGTGGCGCGCTTTACCGACTTTGACCGCAGCCGCGAGCTGGCGGTGACGGCGGTGCAGACCGTCGGCGGCGGACCGGAGCTGGGGGTGGTGCGGCTGGTTCGCCTGGGCAGCGATATTGTTGAATTCGCGGTGCTGATTGCCGACCCCTGGCACCGCCAGGGTCTGGGCCGCAAGCTGGTGCAAAAGGCGATCGCCATCGCTGGCGCCGGTCAGGTGCGGCGGCTGGAGGGCTATGTGCTCGCCTCGAACCGGCCGATGCTTATCCTGTGCCGCCAGTTGGGTTTTGCCCTCGAACGGCTCGGCGGTGAAGGCCTCTACCAGGTGCATCTCGAACTGGAAGGGGACGGCCGTCCAACTGTCACCGGCGGCGATCCGACCGCCCGTGCTGACCGGTAG
- a CDS encoding ExbD/TolR family protein has translation MAIQAGGSGRGRRNRSGFTEINITPLTDVFLVLVIILLITAPLIQNNGLKVDLPTSATGDKPEQKKSLVVGVDKDGKYSVNGAVVPEANLLAALRREAESSGQKVLVVQADADARQKNVVKVMDAARQAGLEKLVVATQPSGG, from the coding sequence ATGGCGATTCAAGCGGGTGGGAGCGGGCGGGGGCGGCGCAACCGCAGCGGTTTCACCGAAATCAACATCACTCCCCTCACCGACGTTTTTCTGGTGCTGGTAATTATCCTGCTCATCACCGCGCCGCTCATTCAAAACAACGGCCTCAAGGTGGACCTGCCCACCTCCGCCACCGGCGACAAGCCCGAACAGAAAAAAAGCCTGGTGGTGGGCGTCGACAAAGACGGCAAGTATTCGGTCAACGGGGCGGTCGTGCCCGAAGCCAATCTGCTCGCCGCCCTGCGCCGCGAAGCGGAGTCCTCCGGTCAGAAAGTATTGGTCGTGCAGGCCGACGCCGACGCCCGCCAAAAAAACGTCGTCAAGGTGATGGACGCCGCTCGCCAGGCGGGCCTGGAGAAGCTCGTCGTCGCCACCCAACCGAGCGGAGGCTGA
- a CDS encoding peptidoglycan DD-metalloendopeptidase family protein — MIPQPKAPTVTIQRRSPARVAQRRRSWGGWAAAALAVAVAAGGTIALRNTAPVEQTADTNLVLLLQQHSPSKVIAALAAVESGTLAMLDGRRSVVSHPVSAGDTLASLAAAYKLDARSIAFSNGFDLQSPLTPGQKLLIPPVDGLVYRVQRRDTLVAVSERHRVPITAIAKATGPGFQDFISPGQLLVIPGDAEALTAFSRAAEPVNALASLAVTGRGVAEAPRSPRGYVWPVRGFVISPYGPRGGRRHLGIDIAGPSGSPVATVRRGTVLFAGWMSGGFGNAVDVRHEDGIVSRYAHLSRVLVRPGQILEAGQILGASGCTGRCTGPHLHLELHVGGRAVNPLPFLK, encoded by the coding sequence ATGATCCCCCAGCCAAAGGCGCCGACGGTGACGATACAGAGGCGGTCGCCCGCCCGGGTCGCCCAGCGCCGACGGTCGTGGGGCGGGTGGGCCGCAGCGGCACTCGCGGTGGCGGTTGCCGCAGGCGGCACCATCGCTTTGCGCAACACCGCCCCTGTCGAGCAGACCGCCGATACCAACCTCGTCCTGCTGCTGCAGCAACACAGTCCATCCAAAGTGATCGCCGCCCTGGCGGCCGTCGAAAGCGGCACCCTCGCAATGCTCGACGGCCGCCGCTCGGTAGTGAGCCATCCGGTATCGGCCGGCGACACGCTCGCGTCGCTGGCGGCGGCCTACAAGCTGGACGCCCGCTCGATCGCTTTTTCCAACGGCTTCGACCTGCAAAGTCCCCTCACCCCGGGCCAGAAACTGCTCATCCCGCCGGTGGATGGTCTAGTCTACCGGGTCCAACGCCGCGATACCCTGGTCGCCGTCTCCGAGCGCCACCGCGTCCCGATCACCGCCATCGCCAAAGCGACCGGACCGGGTTTTCAGGATTTTATTTCCCCCGGCCAGTTGCTGGTCATCCCCGGTGACGCCGAGGCGCTGACGGCCTTCAGTCGGGCCGCCGAGCCGGTCAATGCCCTCGCATCGCTGGCGGTCACGGGTCGCGGCGTCGCCGAAGCTCCCCGCTCGCCGCGCGGCTACGTGTGGCCCGTCCGGGGCTTCGTGATTTCGCCCTACGGCCCGCGCGGGGGCCGCAGGCATCTGGGAATCGATATTGCCGGGCCGAGCGGTTCGCCCGTGGCCACCGTCCGCCGGGGGACGGTGCTGTTTGCCGGCTGGATGTCCGGCGGCTTCGGCAACGCCGTCGATGTCCGCCACGAGGACGGCATCGTCAGCCGCTACGCCCATCTGTCGCGCGTCCTCGTCCGCCCCGGCCAGATCCTCGAAGCCGGTCAGATTCTCGGAGCCAGCGGCTGTACCGGTCGCTGCACCGGTCCGCATCTGCACCTGGAGTTGCACGTGGGCGGCCGGGCGGTCAACCCGCTGCCTTTTTTGAAATGA
- a CDS encoding 1-acyl-sn-glycerol-3-phosphate acyltransferase encodes MTDRPAVQARPPLAFVPPTLDPLLLKALPAALPWWLRLATPLADFRTEHVERLVALYRDFQAGKARFLLAFRHPTTYDPFAMGYLLSQAVPRKAREQGVQLNGPVHAHFLYDRGIPLWAGRAVGWLLPRVGGISIQRGRFDRLGLRAARDLFAHGSLPLAAAPEGGTNAHSEIVGPLEPGVAQLGFWCAEDLAAAGRPEAVYIVPVGIRYSYIDAPWAALDRLLDTLEADVGHQPAPGGDRYGRLLAVGERLLAQMESFYSRFYRRHLPSAAPGEPAARFDERLTRLLEAALQVAEEFFDLSAKGNLIDRCRRIEQAGFERIFREDLKDGGRGLSPTERGLADRLAEETDLRMWHMRLVENFVAVNGNYVRSKPTAERFAETALIALRTVQSLKGDSPFEAVNLGKQRVHLTVAEPLSVRERLAAYQSGRQGARQEVARLTDDLQAALEAMVDGASGRSPR; translated from the coding sequence ATGACTGATCGACCTGCTGTCCAGGCCCGGCCACCGCTGGCCTTTGTTCCCCCCACCCTCGATCCGCTGCTGCTGAAGGCTCTGCCGGCGGCACTCCCCTGGTGGTTGCGCCTGGCAACACCCCTCGCCGACTTTCGCACCGAACACGTCGAGCGGCTGGTGGCGCTGTACCGGGATTTTCAGGCGGGCAAGGCGCGGTTTTTACTCGCCTTTCGCCATCCGACCACCTACGACCCCTTTGCGATGGGCTATCTGCTCTCCCAGGCGGTGCCCCGCAAAGCCCGCGAGCAGGGCGTGCAATTGAACGGCCCGGTGCACGCCCATTTTCTGTACGACCGGGGCATTCCCCTGTGGGCGGGACGGGCGGTGGGCTGGTTGTTGCCGCGGGTCGGGGGCATTTCGATCCAGCGCGGCCGCTTCGACCGGCTGGGCCTGCGCGCCGCCCGCGACCTGTTCGCCCATGGCAGCCTGCCGCTTGCGGCCGCTCCCGAAGGCGGCACCAACGCCCACAGCGAGATCGTCGGTCCCCTGGAGCCGGGGGTCGCCCAGTTGGGCTTCTGGTGCGCGGAGGATCTGGCGGCGGCCGGTCGCCCCGAGGCGGTCTACATCGTGCCGGTGGGCATCCGTTACAGCTATATCGACGCGCCCTGGGCCGCCCTCGATCGATTGCTCGACACCCTCGAAGCGGACGTGGGCCACCAACCCGCCCCCGGAGGCGACCGCTACGGGCGGCTTTTGGCGGTGGGCGAGCGGTTGCTTGCCCAGATGGAAAGCTTTTATTCGCGCTTTTACCGCCGCCACCTGCCTTCTGCGGCCCCCGGCGAACCGGCAGCCAGGTTCGATGAGCGCCTGACCCGTTTGCTCGAAGCGGCTCTGCAGGTGGCGGAGGAATTTTTCGACTTGAGCGCCAAAGGCAACCTGATCGACCGCTGCCGACGCATCGAGCAGGCGGGCTTCGAGCGGATCTTTCGCGAAGATCTCAAAGACGGCGGCCGTGGGCTCAGCCCCACCGAGCGCGGCCTGGCTGACCGCCTGGCCGAGGAGACCGATTTGCGCATGTGGCACATGCGGCTGGTCGAAAACTTTGTCGCCGTCAACGGCAACTACGTGCGCAGCAAACCGACCGCCGAGCGCTTCGCTGAGACCGCCCTCATCGCCCTGCGCACCGTGCAGAGCCTCAAAGGGGACAGTCCCTTCGAAGCAGTCAATCTGGGCAAGCAGCGGGTCCACCTCACCGTGGCTGAGCCCCTCTCGGTGCGCGAACGGCTCGCCGCCTACCAGTCCGGCCGCCAGGGAGCCCGCCAGGAAGTCGCCCGGCTGACCGACGATTTGCAGGCGGCTCTCGAAGCGATGGTCGACGGGGCGTCAGGACGGAGTCCGCGCTGA
- a CDS encoding TolC family protein, giving the protein MRIRSAVMLFALGLGLSPAHAQTVGQLSGPDGPSTTAASLDGPPVRATMPPLPNNAVQLRIQSNRALTLQDAVNTSLGNSPTLLIARIAVERAEAVKRQAEAGLFPTVSLSGGYSYNQSPQAAISRALVTGSSTSTTDTTAITQSLIGPGLFNSTQAAALTGLLFGDSSSGGVSSAFLSESAILQGQVRIDWNIFTSGLVGSRILAAEENLQAARLDYERTRQDLINNVIGAYYDLQAADGNVQIGDAAVKSAEASLNDARAQERAGVGTRFAVLQAETQLANSVQQRLTAVNQREINQRNLARALNFQVPTTVEAADPVEETGTWQLGLDETIYRALYNRVELAQQDALRRAAKANEAVAYASVAPQISIFATGDAFDNLLDRIVGIYTGYSAGAQIRWNAFDGGLAAAQAAQAVADAKTAEARFVDTYNTIRFSVESSISSLETARQRVDSATAAVASATEALRLARLRFQAGVGTQTDVITSDRDLTQARVNRLIAVIDYNRALAAIRRSVGIL; this is encoded by the coding sequence ATGAGAATCCGTAGCGCCGTGATGCTGTTCGCTTTGGGTCTGGGGCTATCCCCGGCCCACGCCCAGACCGTCGGCCAGTTGAGCGGCCCGGACGGTCCGAGCACGACCGCCGCGAGCCTGGACGGGCCGCCGGTGCGCGCGACGATGCCGCCGCTGCCGAACAACGCCGTGCAGCTGCGCATCCAGAGCAACCGCGCCCTGACACTGCAGGATGCCGTCAACACCTCCCTGGGCAACAGTCCGACGCTGCTGATTGCCCGGATTGCCGTCGAGCGCGCCGAGGCGGTCAAGCGGCAGGCCGAAGCGGGGCTGTTCCCGACGGTGAGCCTTTCGGGCGGGTACTCTTATAACCAATCGCCCCAGGCGGCCATCTCCCGAGCCCTCGTTACCGGTTCGAGCACTTCCACCACCGACACCACCGCCATCACCCAGAGCCTGATCGGGCCGGGACTTTTCAATTCGACCCAGGCAGCCGCCCTCACCGGCCTGCTCTTCGGCGATTCTTCCTCCGGCGGTGTCAGCAGCGCCTTTTTGTCCGAAAGCGCCATTCTCCAGGGCCAGGTGCGCATCGACTGGAATATCTTCACCAGCGGCCTGGTGGGCAGCCGCATCCTCGCCGCCGAAGAGAACCTGCAGGCCGCCCGCCTCGACTACGAGCGCACCCGCCAGGATCTGATCAACAACGTCATCGGTGCTTACTACGATCTGCAGGCCGCCGACGGCAACGTGCAAATCGGCGATGCCGCCGTCAAAAGCGCCGAGGCGAGCCTCAACGACGCGCGTGCCCAGGAGCGGGCCGGGGTGGGCACCCGCTTTGCGGTGCTGCAGGCGGAGACCCAGCTGGCCAACTCCGTCCAGCAGCGGCTGACCGCAGTCAACCAGCGCGAGATCAACCAGCGCAACCTGGCGCGCGCCCTCAACTTCCAGGTGCCCACCACCGTCGAGGCGGCCGACCCGGTCGAGGAGACCGGCACCTGGCAATTGGGCCTCGACGAGACAATCTACCGGGCGCTCTACAACCGCGTCGAACTGGCCCAGCAGGACGCCCTGCGGCGGGCGGCAAAAGCCAACGAAGCGGTCGCCTACGCCTCGGTGGCGCCGCAGATCAGTATCTTCGCCACCGGCGACGCCTTCGATAACCTGCTCGATCGCATCGTCGGCATCTACACCGGCTACAGCGCGGGGGCGCAGATCCGCTGGAACGCTTTTGACGGCGGGCTGGCTGCCGCCCAGGCCGCCCAGGCGGTCGCCGACGCCAAGACCGCCGAGGCGCGCTTTGTAGACACCTACAACACCATTCGCTTCAGCGTCGAAAGTTCGATCTCCAGCCTGGAGACGGCCCGCCAGCGCGTCGATTCGGCCACCGCCGCCGTGGCCAGCGCCACCGAAGCCCTGCGCCTGGCCCGGCTGCGCTTCCAGGCGGGGGTGGGCACCCAGACCGACGTGATCACCTCCGACCGCGATCTGACCCAGGCGCGGGTCAACCGGCTCATCGCGGTCATCGACTACAACCGGGCGCTCGCCGCCATCCGCCGCTCCGTGGGCATTCTGTAG